In Oscillospiraceae bacterium, a genomic segment contains:
- a CDS encoding sugar ABC transporter permease: MVKFVKPPPRETHKKLKLGYRIKNNMGSYAMIAPFFIFFIVFTVIPVLAAIVVSFTDFNLFSFPNFVGASNYMRMADDRLLFIALRNTMVFVFINGPIGFVFAFLMAWLINEMPRKLRVLMTVLFYAPSVSGNVFFIWQFLFSGDMYGMANGFLMRIGYIQEPVQWLTSTETNLTIAVIVSLWMSLGIGFLAFIAGFQSIDESQYEAGTMDGVANRGQELWYITIPNMKNMLLFAAVLQIAGAFSVGAVTQALTGGFGSANYSTLTILNLIDDYAQVRLEMGYASALGVLLFAMIVVSKKLIFKLLKL; the protein is encoded by the coding sequence GTGGTTAAATTTGTAAAGCCGCCGCCGCGAGAAACGCACAAGAAGCTGAAACTGGGCTATCGCATTAAGAACAACATGGGCAGTTATGCCATGATTGCACCCTTCTTTATCTTCTTTATCGTCTTTACCGTCATTCCGGTGCTGGCGGCCATTGTCGTGAGTTTCACTGACTTCAATCTGTTCAGCTTCCCCAACTTCGTGGGTGCAAGCAACTATATGCGCATGGCCGACGACAGATTGCTGTTTATTGCATTGCGCAATACCATGGTATTCGTCTTTATCAACGGCCCTATCGGATTTGTCTTTGCTTTCTTGATGGCATGGCTGATTAACGAAATGCCGCGCAAACTGCGTGTCTTGATGACCGTGCTCTTCTACGCGCCGAGCGTATCCGGCAATGTATTCTTTATTTGGCAATTCCTGTTCAGTGGCGACATGTATGGTATGGCAAACGGCTTCTTGATGCGAATAGGATACATACAAGAGCCGGTGCAGTGGTTGACGAGTACAGAAACCAACTTGACCATTGCCGTTATCGTATCGCTTTGGATGAGTTTGGGCATCGGCTTTCTGGCGTTTATCGCCGGCTTTCAGTCCATCGACGAAAGCCAATATGAAGCAGGTACCATGGACGGCGTCGCTAACCGCGGGCAGGAGTTGTGGTACATCACCATTCCCAATATGAAAAACATGCTGCTCTTTGCGGCCGTGCTGCAAATCGCCGGGGCCTTCTCGGTTGGTGCTGTCACGCAAGCGTTAACGGGCGGGTTCGGTTCAGCAAACTACTCAACGCTGACGATTTTGAACTTGATTGATGATTATGCACAAGTCCGGCTCGAAATGGGCTATGCCAGTGCGCTGGGTGTACTGCTGTTTGCCATGATTGTGGTGAGCAAAAAGCTTATATTCAAGCTGTTAAAGCTGTAA
- a CDS encoding extracellular solute-binding protein, which produces MRLRNLTALLLVAAFILVLFPSTQADRVDRLSAVELENLLAGITRDEDSYAAYRESDEVRAAAPATQDVTLYDDVLAFDYDEDTVQFTFTVQNAGLYNLAFEYLPQTMGNTNIIFGFLLNDELPFTEAGNLGLARMYRYLLDGEDRDENFVWDGTTFRDEFQIDMLGNHTNPGMIEIITVWQDYRAIDRESLFVEPFMIYLPAGEHTLTIISPSAPVYLRNIRMAAPRVIPTHAEYEAQHAGYQLFDGSALKYEAELAAWTNSIFIAPGIDLSSPNTTPYSARNMLLNVYGGMNWDLPNTSATWVVTAPQSGFFNLGMRYRQNFNHGAYSHRQLLINGEVPFAEAQSLNFRPGEGFRVFNFDYPIFLNEGENTITLNAVLGDSAPAVHLLREVLYDMNHLYRRIMVLTGPVPDPHRDYNLQHTVPGLIDGIYDEQTGRRTGAGLNHIRDNISTIIDLVSLDGTGAGVSQMRRAVENIDAMIAHPERITRRARLDIFRSGISELGLVLTNMQGQPLLLDSLMLSGTSGERLPGAAGFGAEVVHRFNRFLASFGMNQHHRDDPDARVVRVWMDAGVTGREQFQVLLEMIAQDFMPNNPGIVIQLDLVAGAVIEATLAGRGPEIALNQGSASPVNFGMRGALRDLSTFPGFEEMRGDFHPEAFVPFAYEDRIYGIPERMDFVMMFYRTDIFAEAGLQAPNTWEELTTTVLQRLRHQNMDVGVGHLGLLASPTTASVFTNLLFQNGGHIYSDDLMTTALDTQVAYEAFMTAVQFYTDFRMPREYDAFSRFRTGEMPMVINSYTFYNFLTMAAPEIAGLWRMVPIPGTPRDDIAPGFIDRSQPVTGMASVMFDHIRDPEAGWAFMQWWASAEVQAQFGLRQEALLGPGGRYTPANLNTFELLPWGPAELHQLHTQLAFVRAVPEVPGSYYVPRALNSAFTLSVVDGEDPRRMLLEWNGHINRELERRRNEFNFDPSGSPHYIAERDVIGTLEELGYPGGIHRIEPVRGFARG; this is translated from the coding sequence ATGCGCCTACGCAACCTAACCGCTTTACTGCTTGTTGCCGCATTCATTTTGGTGTTATTTCCCTCAACACAAGCCGACCGTGTGGATAGACTGTCCGCCGTGGAGCTTGAAAATTTGCTCGCCGGTATTACCCGCGACGAAGACAGCTATGCCGCCTATCGGGAATCCGATGAGGTGCGTGCTGCCGCGCCCGCAACCCAAGACGTGACGTTGTATGACGATGTGCTGGCATTTGACTACGACGAAGACACGGTGCAATTCACTTTTACTGTGCAAAATGCAGGCCTATACAATCTGGCCTTTGAATATTTGCCCCAAACGATGGGCAACACTAACATTATCTTTGGATTCTTGCTCAATGATGAATTGCCGTTTACCGAAGCCGGCAACCTTGGGCTGGCGCGCATGTATCGCTACCTGCTTGACGGTGAAGACCGCGACGAAAATTTCGTTTGGGACGGCACGACATTCCGTGATGAATTTCAAATTGATATGTTGGGCAACCACACCAACCCCGGCATGATCGAAATTATCACTGTATGGCAAGACTACCGCGCCATCGATCGTGAGTCATTATTTGTCGAGCCCTTTATGATTTACTTGCCTGCAGGCGAGCATACACTAACTATTATTTCGCCGTCCGCGCCGGTGTATCTGCGCAATATTCGTATGGCGGCACCGCGTGTCATCCCCACTCATGCCGAATATGAGGCGCAACATGCGGGCTATCAACTCTTTGACGGGTCGGCACTGAAATATGAAGCCGAATTGGCGGCATGGACAAACTCTATCTTCATCGCCCCCGGCATCGACCTGTCCAGCCCTAACACTACGCCGTATAGCGCCCGCAATATGCTGCTTAATGTTTACGGCGGCATGAACTGGGACTTGCCGAACACATCGGCGACATGGGTGGTTACCGCACCGCAATCTGGATTTTTCAATCTAGGCATGCGCTACCGCCAAAATTTCAACCACGGTGCCTACTCACACCGGCAATTGCTGATCAACGGCGAAGTGCCGTTTGCTGAAGCGCAAAGCTTGAACTTCCGACCCGGTGAAGGTTTCCGCGTCTTTAATTTCGACTACCCGATATTTTTGAATGAAGGTGAAAACACCATCACGCTCAATGCTGTATTGGGCGATTCTGCCCCTGCTGTTCATTTGCTGCGCGAAGTGTTGTACGACATGAACCATCTCTATCGCCGCATTATGGTCTTGACCGGCCCTGTGCCTGATCCCCACCGCGACTATAATTTGCAGCATACTGTCCCGGGCTTGATTGATGGGATTTATGACGAGCAAACCGGCCGCCGAACGGGCGCAGGACTGAACCATATCCGCGACAATATCAGCACCATTATTGACTTGGTTAGCCTTGACGGTACCGGCGCGGGCGTCAGCCAAATGCGCCGTGCGGTTGAGAACATTGACGCCATGATTGCCCACCCCGAGAGAATTACGCGCCGCGCGCGACTGGATATTTTCCGCAGCGGTATCAGTGAACTCGGTTTGGTGCTGACCAACATGCAAGGACAACCTTTGTTGCTTGACAGTCTTATGCTGTCTGGTACAAGCGGTGAGCGCCTGCCCGGTGCGGCAGGTTTCGGTGCTGAAGTGGTACATAGATTCAATCGCTTTCTGGCATCGTTCGGCATGAATCAACATCACAGAGACGATCCTGATGCGCGCGTTGTTCGCGTGTGGATGGATGCCGGCGTGACAGGTCGTGAGCAATTCCAAGTGTTGCTGGAAATGATTGCCCAAGACTTTATGCCCAACAACCCCGGCATTGTCATACAACTGGATTTGGTTGCCGGCGCCGTGATTGAGGCGACATTGGCAGGGCGCGGTCCCGAAATTGCACTCAATCAAGGCAGCGCATCACCCGTTAACTTCGGCATGCGCGGCGCGTTGCGTGATTTATCAACATTCCCGGGCTTTGAAGAAATGCGCGGAGACTTCCATCCCGAGGCGTTCGTGCCGTTCGCTTACGAAGACAGAATCTACGGCATTCCCGAGCGCATGGACTTTGTCATGATGTTCTACCGCACGGATATCTTTGCCGAGGCCGGCTTGCAAGCACCCAACACGTGGGAAGAACTGACAACAACGGTGCTGCAACGTTTGCGTCACCAAAATATGGACGTTGGTGTCGGACACTTAGGTTTGCTTGCCAGCCCAACAACGGCCAGCGTCTTTACCAACCTGCTCTTCCAAAATGGTGGTCATATTTACAGCGACGATTTAATGACAACGGCACTTGATACCCAGGTTGCCTATGAAGCCTTTATGACGGCAGTGCAATTTTATACCGACTTCCGTATGCCTCGCGAATATGACGCATTCAGCCGTTTTAGAACCGGCGAAATGCCCATGGTTATCAACAGCTACACTTTCTACAACTTCCTTACCATGGCGGCACCTGAGATTGCCGGCCTATGGCGCATGGTGCCCATCCCCGGCACACCGCGTGACGACATCGCACCCGGGTTCATTGACCGCAGCCAGCCCGTTACCGGCATGGCGTCTGTTATGTTCGACCATATTCGCGATCCCGAAGCCGGCTGGGCGTTTATGCAATGGTGGGCAAGTGCCGAGGTACAAGCACAGTTCGGATTGCGGCAAGAGGCGTTGCTCGGCCCCGGTGGACGCTACACGCCGGCAAACTTGAATACCTTTGAGCTGTTGCCGTGGGGTCCTGCTGAGTTGCATCAACTTCACACGCAGTTGGCCTTTGTGCGTGCTGTACCGGAAGTGCCCGGTTCATACTATGTGCCGCGTGCGCTGAACAGCGCCTTTACATTGTCAGTTGTTGACGGCGAAGATCCGCGCCGTATGTTGCTCGAATGGAATGGGCATATCAACCGCGAATTGGAGCGGCGACGCAATGAGTTTAATTTTGACCCAAGCGGCTCACCACACTATATTGCCGAACGTGATGTTATCGGTACGCTGGAAGAATTGGGCTATCCCGGTGGCATTCACCGAATTGAGCCGGTAAGGGGGTTCGCACGTGGTTAA
- a CDS encoding YIP1 family protein — MKRALSIFIAVLMLAVLLSMPAAAENTGKSYTYSFFGSGMHRVPSTIPDPYRVVDVITGYQMVDPQDMVFVTDNNGDGYLYIMNSVSDAEFDGINATGRIVVLDPDFNHVRDIIIHGMPDIQEVHAFTGAVTYVPDTLQGPRGIWVDKQDANPANHFILIADRDGHRIVITDMDGRYIRQIGVPNNPQVLAALLGADADAPDAHIQVLARFLPISVQTDHNGDIFLLSENDYGGIMHLTTEGEFIEYFGAADVVLTGAMAIEIAWRGFFDLIGVRFPPPPILPNQYADFFIAPDGQYIYAVRPTTSSQEELVRKMNRVSVNVLENTGRFGDDFVRERGQPLNTSFNAVIADEDGFITALDSTHRRLFQYTPTGHELYIFGGRGTQRGTFVDPVALAVDGNRLMVLDRGARSITVMEPTYFGRMLRTAQLLWMEGDFEHSLEYWLRVIELNPNYSFAYRAAAEIFYLQGEFEQSMEFARMTFYSPQHSRAFQHVRSEIINDNFAWAFTVFILLLVLIFVWGILRRRGIIVINKVENDQHGKFRYLLWCLFHPIDGFSEMRYNHKQSLMLANACMVFHVFVNLVNMQWRGWNFGGPNQGGVSLPFLLAFTLGYYFLFTMVNWLLGTFLVGKATFRNLWICICYALIPMSVGSLLWTGLSNILTQDEFMIMNYIWQIGMWWSFILIYWAIKETQMFGFIRTFVSILLTMIGMSIVIFIIFLMVALVVQLRDFAGAIWDEAMFRIRSGPNDMPDMSLVLPIVIAAAALVVGAMVFLKWRKRRVRG; from the coding sequence TTGAAACGAGCGTTATCCATCTTCATAGCCGTACTCATGCTGGCCGTGTTGCTCAGCATGCCTGCGGCGGCGGAAAATACCGGAAAATCGTACACCTACTCATTCTTCGGGAGTGGTATGCATCGCGTGCCGTCAACAATACCCGACCCGTACCGTGTAGTTGATGTCATTACAGGGTATCAAATGGTTGATCCGCAAGACATGGTCTTTGTCACTGATAACAACGGCGACGGCTACTTGTATATCATGAACAGCGTGTCCGACGCCGAGTTCGACGGCATAAACGCTACCGGACGCATTGTCGTGCTTGACCCTGATTTCAACCATGTGCGCGATATCATCATCCACGGTATGCCTGACATACAAGAAGTTCATGCCTTTACAGGGGCGGTGACCTATGTGCCGGACACATTGCAAGGTCCGCGCGGCATTTGGGTTGACAAGCAGGACGCCAATCCCGCCAATCACTTTATCTTGATTGCCGACCGGGACGGACACCGAATTGTCATTACCGATATGGACGGTCGCTACATCCGTCAAATTGGCGTGCCGAATAACCCGCAAGTGCTAGCGGCACTTTTGGGTGCCGATGCCGACGCACCCGATGCGCACATTCAAGTGCTGGCGCGTTTCCTGCCCATCAGTGTGCAAACCGACCACAACGGTGACATTTTTTTGCTGAGCGAAAACGACTACGGCGGCATCATGCACCTCACCACTGAGGGCGAGTTTATCGAATATTTCGGCGCGGCTGATGTCGTGCTCACCGGCGCGATGGCGATAGAGATTGCCTGGCGCGGTTTCTTCGATCTCATCGGCGTGCGCTTCCCGCCGCCGCCAATTTTGCCCAACCAATACGCTGACTTCTTTATTGCACCGGACGGGCAGTACATCTACGCCGTCCGCCCCACAACCTCCTCTCAGGAAGAGTTGGTACGCAAGATGAACCGTGTATCGGTCAATGTGCTTGAAAACACCGGCCGTTTCGGCGATGACTTCGTGCGTGAGCGCGGACAGCCATTAAACACGAGTTTTAACGCCGTCATTGCCGATGAAGACGGTTTTATCACCGCTCTTGACTCAACACACCGCCGTCTGTTCCAATACACGCCGACAGGCCACGAACTCTACATTTTTGGCGGTCGCGGTACACAGCGCGGCACGTTTGTCGACCCCGTGGCGCTGGCTGTTGACGGCAATCGTTTGATGGTGCTTGACCGCGGTGCGCGTTCCATCACCGTTATGGAGCCGACCTATTTCGGCCGGATGCTCCGTACCGCACAGCTGCTGTGGATGGAAGGTGATTTTGAGCACTCACTCGAATATTGGCTGCGCGTCATTGAGCTCAACCCCAACTACTCGTTTGCCTACCGTGCAGCGGCTGAAATCTTCTATCTGCAAGGCGAATTTGAGCAATCAATGGAATTTGCCCGTATGACGTTCTATTCTCCGCAACACTCCCGCGCTTTCCAACATGTGCGCTCGGAGATTATCAACGATAACTTCGCTTGGGCATTTACCGTCTTCATTCTGCTGTTGGTGCTGATTTTTGTATGGGGCATTCTGCGCCGCCGCGGCATCATTGTGATCAACAAAGTTGAAAACGACCAGCACGGCAAGTTCCGGTATCTGTTGTGGTGCTTATTCCACCCCATCGACGGGTTCAGCGAAATGCGCTACAATCACAAGCAATCACTGATGCTCGCAAACGCCTGTATGGTGTTCCATGTTTTTGTCAACTTGGTCAATATGCAATGGCGTGGCTGGAACTTTGGCGGACCCAACCAAGGTGGCGTCAGCTTGCCTTTCTTGTTGGCATTTACGCTGGGCTACTACTTCCTGTTTACCATGGTCAACTGGTTGCTGGGTACATTCTTAGTCGGTAAAGCCACGTTCAGAAATCTGTGGATTTGTATCTGCTATGCCTTGATTCCCATGTCAGTCGGCTCACTGCTCTGGACAGGGCTGTCTAACATCTTGACACAGGATGAGTTTATGATTATGAACTACATCTGGCAAATTGGCATGTGGTGGAGTTTTATCCTAATCTACTGGGCCATTAAAGAGACGCAGATGTTCGGCTTTATTCGCACCTTTGTTTCCATACTCTTGACCATGATCGGCATGTCAATTGTCATTTTCATTATCTTCTTGATGGTAGCACTGGTTGTGCAATTGCGTGACTTCGCCGGTGCAATATGGGATGAAGCCATGTTCCGAATACGAAGCGGACCCAATGATATGCCCGATATGTCGCTGGTATTGCCCATTGTCATCGCAGCGGCAGCGCTGGTCGTCGGTGCTATGGTATTTTTAAAATGGCGCAAACGTCGCGTCAGAGGTTGA
- a CDS encoding carbohydrate ABC transporter permease, translating into MAEATIKTPKIKYVKATKKKNAKYRRSNRNMGGSIGVFLILLIFATIMAIPLVFMIISAFKPQHEFFLFPPRFFVRDPTLENFRIMGDALSNLQVPFERYFFNSAWISVVVTSVYLFIATMAAYPLAKHNFPGKKGMNSIIQLALMFTGPITAVPLFMVQAGLGLIDHPLSLGIILPALASTMGVFLCVQYLDSIPNAVIESAKIDGAGNFRTYWQVVMPNCRPIIMTILIFQFQGIWAVGATNVVFTESLKTLPAAMGQIATAGIARAGVGLAAGLLLIIPPVLVFTISQAKVIETMAHSGIKD; encoded by the coding sequence ATGGCAGAAGCAACAATTAAAACCCCAAAAATTAAATATGTCAAGGCAACCAAGAAGAAAAACGCCAAGTACCGCCGCAGTAACCGCAACATGGGCGGCAGCATTGGGGTGTTTCTCATCTTATTGATTTTCGCGACGATAATGGCCATTCCATTGGTGTTCATGATTATTTCGGCATTTAAGCCGCAACATGAGTTTTTCCTCTTCCCGCCGCGATTCTTTGTGCGCGACCCTACGCTGGAAAATTTCCGCATTATGGGTGACGCGCTGTCTAATCTGCAAGTCCCGTTTGAACGCTATTTCTTCAACAGTGCTTGGATTTCGGTGGTGGTAACGAGCGTTTATCTGTTCATCGCCACCATGGCGGCGTATCCCCTGGCCAAGCATAATTTCCCCGGAAAAAAGGGCATGAATTCAATCATTCAGTTGGCATTGATGTTTACCGGACCCATTACGGCGGTGCCGCTCTTTATGGTGCAAGCCGGATTGGGCTTGATTGATCATCCGCTGTCACTCGGCATTATTTTACCGGCACTGGCGTCAACCATGGGTGTGTTCCTCTGCGTGCAGTATCTCGACTCAATACCAAACGCCGTCATCGAATCGGCGAAAATCGACGGTGCGGGAAACTTCCGAACTTACTGGCAGGTCGTTATGCCCAACTGTCGCCCGATTATTATGACGATTCTGATTTTCCAATTTCAAGGCATTTGGGCTGTCGGCGCGACAAACGTTGTCTTTACCGAGTCGCTCAAAACCTTGCCCGCCGCAATGGGGCAGATTGCCACAGCAGGCATTGCCCGTGCAGGCGTCGGCTTGGCGGCAGGTTTGCTGCTAATTATCCCGCCGGTGTTGGTCTTCACTATATCGCAGGCCAAAGTCATTGAAACTATGGCGCACTCGGGGATTAAAGATTAG